A region of Saccharomyces mikatae IFO 1815 strain IFO1815 genome assembly, chromosome: 12 DNA encodes the following proteins:
- the NHA1 gene encoding Nha1p (similar to Saccharomyces cerevisiae NHA1 (YLR138W); ancestral locus Anc_8.341), with amino-acid sequence MAIWEQLEVSKAHVAYACVGVFSSIFSLFSLYVKEKLYIGESTVAGIFGLIVGPVCLNWFNPLKWGNSDSITLEITRIVLCLQIFAVAVELPRKYMLKHWVSVTMLLLPVMTAGWLIIGLFVWIIIPGLNFPASLLISACITATDPILAQSVVSGKFAQRVPGHLRNLLSAESGCNDGMAFPFLFLSMNLILHPGNGREIVKDWFCVTILYECMFGCLLGCFIGYVGRITIRFAEKKNIIDRESFLAFYVVLAFMCAGFGSILGVDDLLVSFAAGATFAWDGWFSQKTQESNVSTVIDLLLNYAYFIYFGAIIPWSQFNNGEIGTNVWRLIILSIVVIFLRRIPAVMILRPLIPDIKSWREALFVGHFGPIGVGAIFAAILARGELESTFSEEPTPLNVVPSKEVTKHWQLIACIWPITCFFIVTSIIVHGSSVAIITLGRHLNTITLTKTFTTHTTNGDNGKSSWMQRLPSLDKAGRSFSLHRMDTQMTLSGDEGEEEEGGRKGFTGGEEEEGLNNDEIGNVATSGIPARPAGGMPRRRKLSRKEKRLNRRQKLRNKGRELFSSRSKNDMYDDDELNDLGRERLQKEKEARAATFALSTAVNTQHNEEIGMGGDEEEDEYTPEKEYSDNYNYNFNDNDNTPSFESSTGSSSLRERRYIPRNLHDEEGEESEIESEDETEDESGRSMASSEERRIRKMKEEEMKPGTAYLDGNRMIIENKQGEILNQVDIEDRNRAKDDEASVDSTTHSSLTTTMTNISSGSAGRLKRILTPTSLGKIHSLVDKGKDKNKNKYHAFKIDNLLIIENEDGDVIKRYKINPHKSDDDRSKNRPRNDSVVSRALTAVGLKSKANSGVPPPVDEEKAIGGPPTKGPGMLKKRTLTPAPPRGIQSSLDLEDEESSEEDLGDSYTMDDSEDYDDNAYESETEFERQRRLNALGEVEAPADQDDEELPPLPVEAQIENDGPGTAEGKKKQKSAVKSALSKTLGLNK; translated from the coding sequence ATGGCTATCTGGGAGCAACTAGAAGTCTCAAAAGCCCATGTCGCATATGCCTGTGTCGGTGTCTTTTCATCGATATTCTCCTTATTCTCACTTTATGTGAAAGAAAAGCTTTATATTGGTGAGTCCACCGTAGCAGGTATATTTGGCCTTATTGTGGGTCCCGTTTGTTTGAACTGGTTCAATCCTTTGAAGTGGGGGAATTCAGACAGTATAACATTAGAAATAACAAGAATAGTGTTATGTTTGCAGATTTTCGCCGTTGCTGTGGAACTGCCACGGAAGTATATGCTGAAACATTGGGTGTCTGTGACGATGCTTTTATTACCAGTGATGACAGCCGGATGGCTTATTATCGGTCTCTTTGTTTGGATTATTATACCTGGTTTAAACTTTCCTGCTAGTCTGTTGATCTCTGCATGCATTACAGCAACAGATCCTATTTTGGCCCAGTCGGTCGTGTCCGGTAAGTTTGCACAAAGAGTCCCCGGTCATTTAAGAAACCTACTTTCTGCAGAGTCAGGCTGTAATGATGGTATGGcctttccttttttatttctttctatgAATTTAATCCTGCATCCTGGTAATGGAAGAGAAATTGTAAAAGATTGGTTTTGTGTTACTATTCTATACGAGTGCATGTTCGGATGCTTGCTAGGTTGTTTCATTGGATACGTTGGCAGAATCACCATCAGGtttgctgaaaagaaaaacattaTCGACCGTGAGTCGTTCTTGGCGTTTTATGTTGTCCTAGCATTTATGTGTGCAGGGTTCGGCTCCATCTTGGGTGTGGATGATCTGTTGGTGTCATTTGCAGCCGGTGCGACTTTCGCATGGGATGGATGGTTCTCTCAAAAAACACAAGAAAGTAATGTCTCCACTGTGATTGATTTGCTACTAAACTACGcgtattttatttattttggTGCCATTATACCATGGAGCCAATTCAACAACGGTGAAATTGGTACGAACGTTTGGCGTTTAATCATACTTTCTATAGTGGTCATTTTTTTACGTAGAATCCCTGCAGTCATGATATTAAGGCCACTTATACCTGATATCAAATCGTGGCGTGAGGCACTTTTTGTGGGTCATTTCGGTCCTATTGGTGTTGGTGCCATTTTTGCTGCTATATTAGCCCGTGGTGAATTAGAATCGACCTTCAGTGAAGAACCAACTCCTTTGAATGTAGTACCGTCTAAAGAAGTAACCAAACACTGGCAATTAATAGCCTGCATATGGCCTATTACctgtttttttattgttaccTCTATTATAGTTCATGGTTCTTCGGTTGCCATCATAACACTAGGTCGTCATCTGAACACAATAACGTTAACTAAGACATTCACTACTCATACTACCAATGGTGACAATGGTAAAAGTTCTTGGATGCAAAGATTGCCTTCATTGGATAAAGCTGGAAGATCCTTTTCCTTGCATCGTATGGATACTCAAATGACTCTATCAGGAGATgaaggtgaagaagaagaaggaggTCGTAAAGGATTCACAGGaggtgaagaagaggaaggaCTAAACAATGACGAAATCGGTAACGTCGCGACGAGCGGTATTCCTGCAAGACCTGCTGGTGGTATgccaagaagaagaaaattgtcaagaaaagagaaaagacTAAACAGAAGACAAAAACTAAGGAACAAGGGTAGagaattattttcatctcGATCTAAAAACGATAtgtatgatgatgatgaattaaATGATTTAGGTAGAGAACGTctgcaaaaagaaaaggaagcaCGCGCTGCCACGTTCGCATTAAGCACAGCCGTCAATACACAACATAACGAAGAGATTGGAATGGGCGGAGATgaggaagaggatgaaTACACACCAGAAAAGGAGTACAGCGACAATTACAATTACAATTTCAACGATAACGATAATACGCCAAGTTTTGAATCATCTACGGGATCGTCATCTCTACGAGAAAGAAGATATATACCAAGAAACCTTCATGATGAAGAAGGGGAGGAAAGTGAAATCGAAAGCGAAGATGAGACTGAAGACGAAAGTGGAAGGTCAATGGCCAGTAgcgaagaaagaagaattcgaaaaatgaaagaagaagaaatgaaacCTGGAACGGCTTACCTTGACGGCAATAGAAtgattattgaaaataagcAAGGTGAGATCTTGAACCAAGTCGATATTGAGGATCGCAACAGGGCGAAAGATGACGAAGCCAGTGTTGATAGTACGACCCATTCAAGCTTGACGACTACAATGACCAATATATCCAGTGGCAGTGCTGGAAGGTTAAAGAGAATTTTAACTCCTACTTCCTTAGGAAAGATACACTCGTTGGTCGATAAAGGGaaggataaaaataaaaataagtATCATGCATTTAAGATAGACAATCTGTTaatcattgaaaatgagGATGGCGATGTTATAAAAAGATACAAGATAAATCCACATAAATCTGATGACGATAGAAGTAAGAACCGTCCAAGAAATGATAGCGTTGTATCAAGGGCCTTAACAGCCGTTGGGTTAAAGAGCAAAGCAAACAGTGGCGTACCGCCTCCAGTAGACGAAGAGAAGGCCATCGGAGGACCTCCAACGAAAGGTCCTGGGATgctaaagaaaagaacattAACACCTGCACCTCCGAGGGGAATTCAAAGTTCGTTAGATCtggaagatgaagaatcaTCTGAGGAAGACTTGGGTGATAGCTACACCATGGACGATAGTGAAGATTACGACGATAATGCCTACGAATCGGAAACCGAGTTCGAAAGACAAAGAAGATTAAATGCGTTGGGTGAAGTGGAAGCACCGGCCGACCAAGATGATGAGGAGTTACCGCCGTTACCTGTAGAGGCGCAAATAGAGAATGATGGTCCTGGCACTGCcgaaggaaaaaagaagcaaaagAGCGCTGTTAAGTCTGCTCTATCAAAAACACTTGGTCTTAATAAGTAG
- the TIS11 gene encoding Tis11p (similar to Saccharomyces cerevisiae CTH1 (YDR151C) and TIS11 (YLR136C); ancestral locus Anc_8.333), producing the protein MWAPLSYTRPESQKTDLTSLFSTDQEQNPLNDYQYQINIRELEDYYNKTILNEDHIEETSSEISSAVSLSPQKQKNAIQPGLLYDPQLINPFLPSVNVNGSTSTTAFKKKLEVQINPDYVPKSSQLPLTSQNLQQLSQQKLKNEAPSFPQKESSGHSKVKSQPQETPKQLYKTELCESFTLKGSCPYGSKCQFAHGLGELKVKKSCKNFRTKPCVNWEKLGYCPYGRRCCFKHGDDNDIAVYVKAGTYCNIPSTGKLDEKRGSGRSNDRSSTKNKNLNVKVKALQRMTW; encoded by the coding sequence ATGTGGGCTCCACTATCATATACTAGACCAGAATCTCAGAAAACTGACCTGACGTCTTTGTTTTCAACCGATCAAGAACAAAACCCTTTAAACGACTACCAGTATCAGATCAATATCAGGGAATTGGAGGATTATTACAACAAGACTATTTTGAACGAGGATCACATAGAGGAAACGAGTAGCGAAATATCATCTGCAGTGTCACTCTCTCcacaaaaacaaaagaacgCTATTCAACCGGGGCTACTGTATGACCCACAATTAATTAACCCGTTCCTTCCATCTGTCAACGTTAATGGCAGCACATCTACTACAGCcttcaaaaagaaactagAGGTACAGATAAATCCAGACTACGTCCCAAAATCTTCACAGTTGCCATTAACTTCACAGAATTTGCAGCAGCTGTCTCAACAGAAGCTGAAAAATGAAGCACCTTCTTTTCCACAGAAGGAATCCTCAGGTCATTCTAAAGTGAAGAGTCAACCACAGGAAACTCCCAAACAGTTATACAAAACGGAACTATGTGAATCGTTTACTTTGAAGGGCAGCTGTCCTTACGGCAGTAAATGCCAGTTTGCTCACGGTCTTGGTGAATTGAAAGTTAAGAAATCATGCAAAAACTTTAGGACAAAGCCCTGCGTGAATTGGGAGAAACTGGGCTATTGTCCCTATGGCAGAAGGTGCTGCTTCAAGCACGGCGACGATAACGACATTGCTGTTTACGTAAAAGCCGGCACTTACTGTAACATTCCATCCACTGGTAAACTTGACGAAAAGAGAGGCAGTGGTCGTAGCAACGATCGCAGCTCCACtaagaacaaaaatctTAATGTTAAAGTGAAAGCCTTGCAGAGAATGACTTGGTGA
- the CKI1 gene encoding bifunctional choline kinase/ethanolamine kinase CKI1 (similar to Saccharomyces cerevisiae EKI1 (YDR147W) and CKI1 (YLR133W); ancestral locus Anc_8.328), protein MVSESRQGSAKSYSVGYQARSRSSSQRRHSLTRQRSSQRLIRTISIESDVSNITDDDDLRAANEGVADLELNISETANKGPRKASATDATDSSGSTSSEYIEIPFVKETLDASLPQDYLKQDILNLIQSLKIFKWYNNKKVQPVAQDINLIKISGAMTNAIFKVEYPKLPSLLLRIYGPNIDNIIDREYELQILARLSLRNIGPSLYGCFVNGRFEQFLEDSKTLTKDDIRNWKNSQRIARRMKELHVGVPLLSSERKNGSACWQKIKQWLRTIEKVEQWVKDPKNAEKSLLCENWAKFIDIVDRYHKWLISQEQGMEQINKNLVFCHNDAQYGNLLFTAPVMNTPSLYTAPSSTSLVSQSSSLFPSDSNIIVDDIINPPKQEQSQDSKLVVIDFEYAGANPAAYDLANHLSEWMYDYTNAKAPHKCHTDRYPDKEQVLNFLYSYVSHLRGGAKEPIDEEVQRLYKSIIQWRPTVQLFWSLWAILQSGELEKEEALYASAREEIGPNGLKYIIKTEPESLEDLVENEDEPEAGVSIDTFDYMAYGRDKIAVFWGDLIGLGIITEEECKNFSSFKFLDTSYL, encoded by the coding sequence AGCAAGGTCCAGATCGAGTTCTCAAAGAAGGCATTCGTTGACACGTCAACGTTCTTCTCAAAGATTAATTAGAACTATTAGTATCGAGTCCGATGTTTCGAATATTactgatgatgacgatttGAGGGCTGCCAATGAGGGAGTCGCTGACCTTGAATTGAACATCTCTGAAACTGCGAATAAGGGACCAAGGAAGGCATCAGCAACAGATGCCACCGATAGTTCAGGGTCAACTTCATCGGAATATATCGAGATTCCTTTTGTTAAGGAAACATTGGATGCAAGTTTACCTCAAGATTATCTAAAGCAAGATATATTGAATCTGATTCAAAGTTTGAAGATATTCAAGTGGTATAACAATAAGAAAGTTCAACCAGTGGCTCAAGATATAAACTTGATCAAGATCTCGGGTGCAATGACAAATGCAATCTTCAAAGTTGAATATCCTAAGTTGCCATCGCTACTATTGAGAATATACGGGCCAAACATCGATAACATCATTGACAGGGAATATGAATTGCAGATTTTAGCCAGGCTTTCGTTAAGAAATATAGGCCCCTCCCTTTACGGCTGTTTTGTAAATGGTAGATTTGAGCAATTTTTAGAggattcaaaaactttgaCGAAAGATGACATTAgaaattggaaaaactCTCAAAGAATTGCAAGAAGAATGAAGGAGTTGCATGTAGGTGTGCCTCTTTTGAGTTCTGAGAGGAAGAATGGGTCCGCTTGCTGGCAAAAGATTAAACAGTGGTTGCGCACGATTGAAAAGGTCGAACAATGGGTAAAAGACCCCAAAAATGCCGAGAAATCCTTGCTATGTGAGAATTGGGCCAAGTTTATTGACATCGTTGATAGATATCACAAATGGCTTATTTCACAAGAACAGGGCATGGAGCAGATTAACAAAAACCTCGTGTTCTGCCACAATGATGCTCAATACGGTAATTTACTTTTTACAGCTCCCGTGATGAACACACCGAGCCTATACACAGCACCTTCATCTACATCACTGGTTTCACAATCGAGTTCCTTGTTTCCGTCGGATTCTAACATCATAGTGGATGATATCATTAACCCACCtaaacaagaacaaagtCAAGACTCGAAACTAGTTGTCATTGATTTTGAGTATGCAGGTGCCAATCCCGCAGCGTACGATCTAGCAAACCATCTTTCCGAGTGGATGTATGATTATACCAATGCCAAAGCTCCACATAAGTGTCATACGGATAGATATCCAGATAAAGAGCaggttttgaattttttatacTCTTATGTTTCTCATCTAAGGGGTGGAGCTAAGGAACCTATAGACGAAGAGGTTCAAAGACTCTACAAATCAATCATTCAATGGAGACCCACCGTACAACTCTTTTGGTCGCTCTGGGCCATCCTACAAAGTGGCGAGttggaaaaggaagaagctCTCTACGCCTCGGCCagagaagaaattggaCCCAACGGATTAAAATATATCATCAAGACTGAACCTGAATCCCTTGAAGACcttgttgaaaatgaagacgAACCTGAAGCTGGCGTCAGCATTGACACGTTTGATTATATGGCTTACGGCCGCGACAAGATTGCAGTCTTCTGGGGCGACCTCATTGGTTTAGGCATAATCACCGAAGAAGAATGCAAAAATTTTAgctctttcaaattccTAGATACTAGCTATTTGTAA
- the SLX4 gene encoding Slx4p (similar to Saccharomyces cerevisiae SLX4 (YLR135W); ancestral locus Anc_8.330), which yields MELQRAQRNLKFLQNGDSINVTDHINLNGESEKSCSLNIETQVPEAQFSLSSDDDSMSKQENKVTTQETCMAKEVIKNDMEMNKDANTINSESNSIFQPDLGDPEILEKNILINTQIQSRLDDAEEETNLKLKLQQFKYAFKDNDSSGSLNNANIATKRRPAIRKTSAKKKLKAKSTRDPKIIKNITDFNINNYERSRTVSLLKQLSGKHKKVLDIIKTQNEGNNNKPFNSGINKGEVASFDTYSEQEWKHIMTLLLQKFPHSEETDLNEVQKFLYGSDHNLISVDNQETSQQKLWTASQLPPELSDQSIQLEQETRTQNTQSAVNFLSLSQVMDDKSEIIKDEESIITSGDFSTSQEYGNKLEVQKTSENLPGKSIELTVGTRVNGFSLTEHTACKHVPAKVDTRCGNSKENDREDISVVSDTTDETSVFALDPYRYVFIENEDKPALTTDTMGSSQFFTPNTSPLDGIIDLTQESFKAVGSLISPLKVENSETTAVSQISNQVQVPATRNPTIIPQKNLTTPLKKEQEKVDTESGAIRVKLLQEKVSELDSELVLCNCHKIEVNDSEGEEIELDDQFCIAYIQPAHLHKTVYKPDLATGININEAPAASSTTSPKKFSEIIMSQSMKELRQKLKTVGLKPMKTKIEIIQSLQTASQVLSITTPDNNDEHDEAASFTKMEIFDHLTELIQSSPDFLERIYTFEPIPLNELTEKLFSVEPFVSQIDEMTIREWADVQGICLRNDKK from the coding sequence ATGGAGCTCCAAAGAGCACAACGAAATCTGAAGTTTTTACAGAATGGAGACTCTATAAATGTTACTGACCATATTAACCTGAACGGCGAGAGTGAGAAATCCTGCTCATTGAATATAGAAACCCAAGTACCAGAAGCACAATTTTCCTTGtcttctgatgatgattcAATGAgtaaacaagaaaacaaagttACTACACAAGAAACATGTATGGCAAAAGAAGTTATTAAAAACGATATGGAAATGAATAAAGATGCAAATACTATAAATTCTGAATCGAATAGTATTTTTCAGCCTGATTTAGGTGATCCGGAAAtacttgaaaagaatatattgaTCAACACTCAAATTCAAAGCCGGCTTGATGACGCAGAGGAGGAAACAAATCTAAAGTTAAAGCTTCAACAATTCAAGTATGCGTTTAAAGACAATGACTCAAGTGGTAGTCTCAATAATGCTAATATAGCgacaaaaagaagaccAGCAATAAGGAAAACCAgtgccaaaaaaaaactcaaaGCCAAGAGTACACGAGATCCTAAAATTATCAAGAATATAACCGATTTTAATATTAATAACTACGAACGTTCAAGGACTGTTAGCTTATTAAAACAATTATCGGGTAAGCATAAGAAAGTTTTAGACATAATAAAGACACAAAATGAGggaaacaataataaaccATTCAATTCAGGAATTAACAAAGGTGAAGTCGCTAGTTTTGACACCTATAGCGAACAGGAGTGGAAACATATTATGACATTGCTTCTACAGAAATTTCCCCATAGTGAGGAAACTGACTTGAATGAAGTTCAGAAGTTTTTATATGGATCCGATCATAACTTAATTTCTGTAGACAATCAAGAAACCTCGCAGCAAAAGCTCTGGACAGCATCACAATTACCCCCTGAACTTTCCGACCAGTCTATTCAATTAGAACAAGAAACAAGGACACAAAATACCCAAAGTGCAGTAAATTTCTTATCGTTGTCTCAAGTGATGGATGATAAAAGTGAAATTATAAAAGACGAGGAAAGTATAATCACTTCCGGAGATTTTTCTACCTCCCAAGAATATGGAAATAAGCTAGAGGTACAAAAAACGTCAGAAAATCTTCCTGGAAAAAGTATTGAATTAACTGTAGGAACACGTGTAAATGGATTTTCACTTACGGAGCATACGGCTTGCAAACATGTGCCAGCTAAAGTAGATACAAGGTGCGGAAACAGCAAGGAAAATGACCGTGAGGATATTTCTGTTGTCTCAGATACTACAGATGAGACGTCTGTATTTGCGTTGGACCCGTATCGATATGTTTTcatagaaaatgaagacaAACCAGCATTAACCACTGATACCATGGGTAGCTCACAATTCTTCACCCCAAATACATCACCCCTAGATGGAATAATCGATTTGACTCAGGAATCGTTTAAAGCTGTTGGGTCATTAATATCGCCTTTAAAGGTAGAAAACAGTGAGACAACAGCAGTATCACAGATATCGAATCAAGTTCAGGTTCCGGCTACAAGAAACCCTACTATTATTCCTCAAAAGAATCTTACTACACCATTAAAAAaggaacaagaaaaagtcGATACAGAAAGTGGTGCTATCAGAGTCAAATTattgcaagaaaaagtgAGTGAGCTAGACTCAGAACTAGTGCTATGTAACTGCCATAAAATTGAGGTTAATGACTCTGAAGGAGAGGAGATAGAATTAGATGACCAATTTTGTATTGCTTATATTCAACCCGCACACTTGCACAAAACAGTGTATAAACCAGATCTTGCTACCGGaatcaatatcaatgaGGCCCCTGCTGCAAGTTCCACCACTTCACCTAAGAAATTTTCTGAGATCATCATGTCACAGTCAATGAAGGAACTTCGACAAAAGCTGAAAACAGTTGGGCTGAAACCTATGAAGACAAAAATAGAGATTATACAATCTTTACAAACCGCATCACAGGTTTTGTCCATAACCACCCCAGATAATAATGACGAGCATGATGAAGCAGCAAGCTTTACTAAGATGGAAATATTTGATCATTTAACTGAGTTAATTCAGTCTTCTCCTGATTTTTTAGAGCGGATATATACCTTCGAACCCATTCCGTTAAATGAACTTACTGAAAAGTTATTTAGTGTCGAACCATTTGTCTCACAAATCGACGAGATGACCATCAGAGAATGGGCCGATGTTCAGGGGATATGTCTAAGAAACGATAAAAAATAG
- the RKM5 gene encoding S-adenosylmethionine-dependent methyltransferase (similar to Saccharomyces cerevisiae RKM5 (YLR137W); ancestral locus Anc_8.339) produces MAFKLWALDEETIYEHVFERYMQLEAQSGKLPQDLGIQDRSRGVLEVAIEPFGLESSRRKKRVRRRNKAGAVEEVRNIALDSYHVSVEQSISSLHSSRDNGNSTTGYVVWSTTPFFISWLLYSASATPFRLGTQVEVVHGSSCEQHMLELPKLINLTGTDFSKRGILELGAGISGILPVILGNFVDVYVSTDQRGILTKLKHNIIENLSQLTRKQCVSRTLRLELPTLEPADDATTTITESLSKATLKLEVADLDWEKMNLQDEKTHSLHPELSLIGETCTSVYVVAMDVIYNEYLIDPFLKTLVQLKHWFQGIYKLEFYVLVGIHLRSQEVTTLFLERAIIEYNLTVYDIIDQTLQESRFNFYLIT; encoded by the coding sequence ATGGCATTCAAGTTGTGGGCGCTGGATGAGGAAACAATATACGAGCACGTGTTCGAGCGGTACATGCAATTGGAGGCCCAATCCGGGAAACTGCCCCAAGATTTAGGCATTCAGGATAGAAGTAGAGGTGTGTTGGAGGTAGCGATTGAACCCTTTGGGTTAGAAAGCAGTAGGAGAAAAAAACGAGTGAGAAGGAGAAATAAAGCTGGTGCTGTCGAAGAAGTTCGAAACATTGCTCTGGACAGTTATCATGTTAGCGTAGAGCAGTCCATATCGAGCTTGCATTCGTCCAGAGACAACGGCAATTCCACCACGGGATACGTTGTATGGTCTACGACGCCCTTCTTTATCAGCTGGCTGCTTTATAGTGCAAGCGCTACTCCTTTCCGTCTTGGTACCCAAGTGGAAGTAGTTCACGGGTCCTCTTGTGAGCAGCACATGCTTGAGTTGCCTAAGCTGATCAATCTTACGGGCACTGATTTCAGCAAGAGAGGTATCTTGGAACTTGGAGCAGGGATATCGGGCATTTTACCAGTGATTCTTGGTAACTTCGTCGATGTCTACGTGTCAACAGATCAAAGGGGCATTCTTACCAAGTTGAAACATAACATCATAGAAAATCTGTCGCAGTTGACCAGAAAGCAGTGTGTATCCCGGACACTACGATTGGAACTCCCGACCCTCGAACCGGCCGACGACGCAACCACAACCATAACGGAATCTCTATCGAAGGCTACATTGAAACTGGAAGTAGCTGATCTAGACTGGGAGAAGATGAACTTACAAGACGAAAAGACACACTCTCTGCATCCTGAGTTGTCGCTTATAGGTGAAACATGCACTTCCGTGTATGTTGTCGCTATGGATGTTATATACAATGAGTACCTCATAGACCCCTTCCTCAAAACGCTGGTGCAGCTTAAACACTGGTTTCAAGGGATCTACAAGTTGGAATTCTACGTTCTCGTGGGGATACACTTGCGTTCACAGGAGGTGACAACCCTGTTCTTAGAGAGAGCTATCATAGAATACAATCTAACAGTTTACGATATCATCGACCAGACCTTACAAGAGTCACGATTCAACTTCTATCTTATTACCTAG
- the PDC5 gene encoding indolepyruvate decarboxylase 5 (similar to Saccharomyces cerevisiae PDC5 (YLR134W)) — protein sequence MSEITLGKYLFERLSQVKCNTVFGLPGDFNLSLLDKLYEVEGMRWAGNANELNAAYAADGYARIKGIACIITTFGVGELSALNGIAGSYAEHVGVLHVVGVPSISSQAKQLLLHHTLGNGDFTVFHRMSANISETTAMVTDIANAPAEIDRCIRTTFTTQRPVYLGLPANLVDLNVPAKLLETPIDLSLKPNDAEAEAEVVRTVIEMIKDAKNPVILADACASRHDVKAETKKLIELTQFPVYVTPMGKGAIDEQHPRYGGVYVGTLSRPEVKEGVENADLILSVGALLSDFNTGSFSYSYKTKNIVEFHSDHIKIRNATFPGVQMKFALQKLLGAIPAVVKDYKPVAVPARVPLNKPSPANTPMKQEWMWNQLSNFLQEGDIVIAETGTSAFGINQTTFPTDVYAIVQVLWGSIGFTVGALLGATMAAEEIDPKKRVILFIGDGSLQLTVQEISTMIRWGLKPYIFVLNNNGYTIEKLIHGPYADYNEIQGWDHLALLPTFGAKDYENHRIATTGEWDKLTQDKDFQDNSRIRLIEVMLPVFDAPENLVQQAQLTASINAKQ from the coding sequence ATGTCTGAAATAACTTTAGGTAAATATTTATTCGAAAGATTGAGTCAAGTTAAGTGTAACACCGTCTTCGGTTTGCCAGGTGACTTTAACTTGTCCCTTTTGGATAAGCTTTATGAAGTTGAAGGTATGAGATGGGCTGGTAACGCCAACGAATTGAACGCTGCTTACGCCGCTGACGGTTACGCTCGTATCAAGGGTATTGCTTGTATTATCACCACCTTCGGTGTTGGTGAATTGTCTGCTTTGAATGGTATTGCCGGTTCTTACGCTGAACACGTCGGTGTTTTGCACGTTGTTGGTGTTCCATCCATCTCTTCCCAAGCTAAGCAATTGTTGTTGCATCACACCTTGGGTAACGGTGACTTCACTGTTTTCCACAGAATGTCTGCCAACATTTCTGAAACCACTGCTATGGTTACTGACATTGCTAACGCTCCAGCTGAAATTGACAGATGTATCAGAACTACCTTCACCACCCAAAGACCAGTCTACTTGGGTCTACCAGCTAACTTGGTTGACTTGAATGTCCCAGCTAAGTTATTGGAAACCCCAATTGACCTATCTTTGAAGCCAAACGACGCTGAAGCTGAAGCCGAAGTCGTCAGAACTGTTATTGAAATGATCAAGGATGCTAAGAACCCAGTTATCTTGGCCGATGCTTGTGCTTCTAGACACGATGTTAAGGCTGAAACCAAGAAGTTGATTGAATTGACTCAATTCCCAGTCTACGTCACCCCAATGGGTAAGGGTGCCATTGACGAACAACACCCAAGATACGGTGGTGTTTACGTTGGTACCTTGTCTAGACCAGAAGTTAAGGAAGGTGTCGAAAATGCTGATTTGATTTTGTCTGTCGGTGCTTTGTTGTCTGATTTCAACACCGGTTCTTTCTCTTACTCTTACAAGACCAAGAACATTGTCGAATTCCACTCTGACCACATCAAGATCAGAAACGCTACCTTCCCAGGTGTCCAAATGAAATTTGCTTTGCAAAAGTTGTTGGGCGCTATCCCAGCAGTTGTCAAGGACTACAAACCTGTTGCCGTTCCAGCTAGAGTTCCATTAAACAAGCCTTCTCCAGCTAACACTCCAATGAAGCAAGAATGGATGTGGAACCAATTATCTAACTTCTTGCAAGAAGgtgatattgttattgctgAAACTGGTACTTCCGCTTTCGGTATCAACCAAACTACTTTCCCAACAGATGTATATGCTATCGTCCAAGTCCTATGGGGTTCCATTGGTTTCACTGTCGGTGCTCTATTGGGTGCTACTATGGCtgctgaagaaattgatcCAAAGAAGAGAGTCATTCTATTCATTGGTGACGGTTCTTTGCAATTGACTGTCCAAGAAATCTCCACCATGATCAGATGGGGTTTGAAACCATACATTTTTGTCTTGAACAACAATGGTTAcaccattgaaaaattgattcACGGTCCATACGCTGACTATAACGAAATTCAAGGTTGGGACCACTTGGCTTTGTTGCCAACTTTCGGTGCTAAGGACTACGAAAACCACAGAATCGCTACTACTGGTGAATGGGACAAGTTGACTCAAGACAAGGACTTCCAAGATAACTCTAGAATCAGATTGATTGAAGTTATGTTACCAGTCTTCGACGCTCCAGAAAACTTGGTTCAACAAGCTCAATTAACTGCCTCTATTAACGCTAAACAATAA